GGTGAAAGCATGGCTGGAAACACCATTTGAAGGCGGACGGCACCAGCAACGGTTAAACAAGTTCGCCAGACCGGAGGATGTCATCGGTTCATGTTCGAAAGCTTAAAGGACTATATTTTATAATTCTTATAACGATACGAAAGTTGTTACATGGTCTCTCACTTGATTCACGCAACGGATCCGGAGATTGCAGCGGTTATTGAAAAAGAGCTTGACCGTCAAAAACAGACGCTGGAACTCATTGCTTCCGAGAATATTGCCAGCGCTGCCGTGATGGCGGCCCAGGGGACGGTTTTAACCAATAAATATGCCGAAGGGTATCCGGACCGGCGGTATTATGGCGGCTGCGAGCATGTCGATACGGCTGAAAAGCTGGCGATTGAGCGGGCAAAGCGGCTGTTCAGCGCCGACTACGCCAATGTTCAGCCCCATTCAGGGTCCCAGGCCAATATGGCCGTTTACTTTGCCATGCTGGCGCCGGGGGATACGGTTCTGGGGATGGATTTGTCTCACGGCGGGCATTTAACCCATGGCAGCCCCGTCAGCTTTTCGGGAAGATTTTTCAAGTTTGTCCATTACGGCGTCCGGAAAGACTCCGGCCTGATCGATTATGATGAAATCGCAGCCAAAGCCAAGCAGTACAAACCGAAAATGATCGTTGCCGGCGCCAGCGCCTATCCGCGGATTATCGATTTTAAACGATTTGCAGCCATCGCCCGTTCGGTCAATGCCGTTCTGATGGTGGACATGGCCCATATCGCCGGTTTGGTGGCGGCCGGGGTGCATCCTTCCCCCATACCCTACGCCGATGTGGTAACATCGACGACGCACAAGACCTTGCGGGGTCCCCGCGGGGGTCTGATACTGGCCGCAAAAGATTACGGCGACCGGCTGAACAAGGAAATATTTCCGGGGATTCAGGGCGGACCGCTGATGCATGTGATTGCCGCAAAAGCGGTGGCCTTTAAAGAGGCGCTTTCCGAATCGTTTAAAGTCTACCAGAAGCGCACCGTCGCCAATGCAGGCGTACTAGCCGAGGCGTTAATGCAAGCCGGTTTAGCGCTCATATCCGGCGGGACCGATAATCATATGATGCTGGTGGACTTAAGCAGCCTCGGCATCACCGGAAAAGAGGCTGAGGCCGTTCTGGACCGTGTGGGGATAACCGTCAACAAAAATACGATCCCTTTTGACCAGCAGGGGCCGTTTGTAACAAGCGGCATTCGCATCGGCACGCCGGCGGTAACGACCCGGGGCATGCAGCGCTCCGAAATGCAAACGATAGCCGGGCTTATTGTCGACGTGTTGACGCATTCCCGGGACAGCGCCGTTATTCAGCGCTCACGAAAGACCGTTCAGGCGCTTTGCGCCGCTTTTCCCATCAATTTCGACATCACTGAAGCGAAAGGTTAAAAGTCAGATGGCAGCAGAACTGAATCGCCCCTCCTGGGAAAATTATTTTATGGGGATTACGGCGCTGGCGGCCAAGCGCTCCACCTGTCTCAGACGTTCGGTTGGCGCCATTATTGTCAAGGACAAACGGATACTGACGACCGGGTACAACGGCGCCCCCAGCGGTATCCGGCACTGCCTCGAGGTCGGCTGCCTGCGGGAGAAATTAAAGGTGGTCTCCGGTGAGAGACACGAGCTGTGCCGCGGCATCCATGCTGAGCAGAACGCCATTATCCAGGCCGCTTATCATGGTGTTTCCATCAAAAATTCGACCCTTTATTGCACCAACCTGCCCTGTTCCATTTGTGCTAAAATGATTATCAATGCCGGCATAAAAAAGATTTATTATCAGTCAGGATATGCGGACGCCATTTCTGCAGACATGTTGCAGGAGGCGTCCGTTGAATTAATAAAAGTTGATGACAAATAGGGGAGTTGCAGGTCAACAGGCTTCTTATCGCCAGGCAGGAGGAAATTCATGAAATGTCCGTATTGTGCAGAGGTTGATAACAAGGTCATTGATTCAAGGTTGAGCAAGGACGGCAATGTCATCAGGCGGCGCCGGGAATGCCTGCTGTGCACCAGGCGTTTTACGACATATGAGCATATCGAGGAAATCCCCATCATGCTTGTCAAAAAAGACGGGCGCCGGGAAGAGTTCAACCGCGACAAGGTCCGGATGGGGATGATCCGGGCCTGTGAAAAACGGAACATCAGCGTCAATCAGATTGAGGAGTTTATCGAAGAACTGGAGCGCGACCTGAAAGAAACCGGCGAAAAGGAGATTCCCGCCAGGGAAATCGGCAAGCGGGTTATGGAAAAGCTTCACCAGCTTGATGATGTTGCTTATGTCCGCTTTGCCTCTGTTTACAGGGA
This genomic interval from Desulfobacterales bacterium contains the following:
- a CDS encoding serine hydroxymethyltransferase, which encodes MVSHLIHATDPEIAAVIEKELDRQKQTLELIASENIASAAVMAAQGTVLTNKYAEGYPDRRYYGGCEHVDTAEKLAIERAKRLFSADYANVQPHSGSQANMAVYFAMLAPGDTVLGMDLSHGGHLTHGSPVSFSGRFFKFVHYGVRKDSGLIDYDEIAAKAKQYKPKMIVAGASAYPRIIDFKRFAAIARSVNAVLMVDMAHIAGLVAAGVHPSPIPYADVVTSTTHKTLRGPRGGLILAAKDYGDRLNKEIFPGIQGGPLMHVIAAKAVAFKEALSESFKVYQKRTVANAGVLAEALMQAGLALISGGTDNHMMLVDLSSLGITGKEAEAVLDRVGITVNKNTIPFDQQGPFVTSGIRIGTPAVTTRGMQRSEMQTIAGLIVDVLTHSRDSAVIQRSRKTVQALCAAFPINFDITEAKG
- a CDS encoding cytidine/deoxycytidylate deaminase family protein codes for the protein MAAELNRPSWENYFMGITALAAKRSTCLRRSVGAIIVKDKRILTTGYNGAPSGIRHCLEVGCLREKLKVVSGERHELCRGIHAEQNAIIQAAYHGVSIKNSTLYCTNLPCSICAKMIINAGIKKIYYQSGYADAISADMLQEASVELIKVDDK
- the nrdR gene encoding transcriptional regulator NrdR — encoded protein: MKCPYCAEVDNKVIDSRLSKDGNVIRRRRECLLCTRRFTTYEHIEEIPIMLVKKDGRREEFNRDKVRMGMIRACEKRNISVNQIEEFIEELERDLKETGEKEIPAREIGKRVMEKLHQLDDVAYVRFASVYREFKDVNDFMSELKNLLSKQD